The genomic window GTCGTCGGTAATGAGAACTCGTCGCCCGGTTCGTCCGAATTGACATGCCAGCCGTCAGCCACGGTCACAACAACTGCCAATCTCAGATCGTCGCCAGCCACCAGCGGAGTTCGATCAGCGACCAGCTTGACCTTGAAAACCGGCTCTGATTCAAAACCCTGAGCATCTACGGAGCCGGCGATGCCAACCAGCAGGAGTGCCAACAGAGCAACTGTCTTCTTCATCAGATCCTCGTCTTCCAGTACATCGTCATTCGCCTTCAACCTTCGACGCAAGGTCCGGTGCATACCGGCGCACGATTTCCCGGACTTCCGCCGGATATCGGTCCCAGTTCTCCTTTACGAGCTCGGGTCGTCTGGTTACCGTGAACTCGACCGATCGTTCCAACCGCCAACGTCGAATCGCCTCGTGGTTCCCGGAGACAAGGACCTCGGGCACCGGCGTTCCCTCGACCTCGGGTGGACGGGTGTAACAGGGGTAATCCAGCAAACCCTTCGCGAAACTGTCAGCATGCACCGACTCCAGGTCGCCGACGACTCCCGGCACGAGGCGCGCCACGGCTTCAATCAAAACCATGGCAGCGACCTCTCCGCCTCCGAGGATATAGTCTCCTACCGAAACTTCTTCGACTTCACCAATCTCGAAAACCCGCTCGTCAAAACCCTCATATCGTCCGCAGACCAACGTCAGCCGCCCCTCTTGCGCCAGCTCCTCGACGAAACGCTGATCGAGCACCCGGCCCCGCGGGCCGAGAATCGCGCATCGAGCACCGCCGTCTCGCTCCCCGAGGGCGCGTATCGCGGCCAGCGTCGGAGGAGCCTGGATGACCATTCCGGCGCCGCCGCCATATGGCTCGTCGTCCAACTGCCGCCACTTGTTGTCGGCCCAGTCGCGGAGATCGTGGATGTCGAGTCCGACCACACCCCTCTCCACTGCCTTGCCGAGCACGCCTATTGTGCGAAACGGCTCGAAGAGTTGCGGGAAAATGGTCAGAACGTCGAAATGCATGAACCTGTCCCGTCCCCGATTCGCTGAGAGGTTAAGGGCTCAGGAGTTTCGAGTAAAGAGTCGAGGCCGCCCATCAACGTCCGGTATAGCCTCAGCGCGCCTCGACGGCTTCGTCGTCGAGGAGCCCCGGTGGGGCGGCAATGACGACGAACCCGCCGTCGAGGTTCACCTCGCGCACGATCTCCGGAACGTAGGGCACTAGAAATTCTCGGTCTTCGCGGCGCACTATCAGCCGGGATTGGCCCTCGCCAGGGTCGAGACCTGTCACTTCACCGATGATTTCTCCCTCGGGCGAGCGGCACTCCAACCCGGTCAAGTGATGCTCATAGTAATAACCCTCCGGGAGTTCTTCCAGGGACTGCTCGGGCAGATAGAGGAATTTTCCCCGCCACGATTCGACAACGTCTCGTTCGCGCACATCGCTCACCGACAATAGCCACTTACCCTTGTGGTAGCGCACGCGATAGGCCTCGAAAAAATCCTCCGGCTTCGATTCATCACCG from Acidobacteriota bacterium includes these protein-coding regions:
- the trmD gene encoding tRNA (guanosine(37)-N1)-methyltransferase TrmD — its product is MHFDVLTIFPQLFEPFRTIGVLGKAVERGVVGLDIHDLRDWADNKWRQLDDEPYGGGAGMVIQAPPTLAAIRALGERDGGARCAILGPRGRVLDQRFVEELAQEGRLTLVCGRYEGFDERVFEIGEVEEVSVGDYILGGGEVAAMVLIEAVARLVPGVVGDLESVHADSFAKGLLDYPCYTRPPEVEGTPVPEVLVSGNHEAIRRWRLERSVEFTVTRRPELVKENWDRYPAEVREIVRRYAPDLASKVEGE
- the rimM gene encoding ribosome maturation factor RimM (Essential for efficient processing of 16S rRNA) — protein: MTPDVPSDDSREWLIVGRAGKPHGVHGDVLVEIITDFPERLQDGVRFGLGDESKPEDFFEAYRVRYHKGKWLLSVSDVRERDVVESWRGKFLYLPEQSLEELPEGYYYEHHLTGLECRSPEGEIIGEVTGLDPGEGQSRLIVRREDREFLVPYVPEIVREVNLDGGFVVIAAPPGLLDDEAVEAR